A single region of the Mycobacterium lentiflavum genome encodes:
- a CDS encoding DUF4307 domain-containing protein, translating into MTQTSIPRPEARYGRSRLSRVSRRRVAIALGVLVLAAGIGIASVGYQRLGTSAVSGSLAGYQVVDNETASVTISVTRSDPSRPVDCIVRVRAKDGSETGRREVLVGPSAQATVQVTTTVKSSQPPAMADIYGCGTDVPGYLRAA; encoded by the coding sequence ATGACCCAGACTTCCATTCCGCGGCCCGAGGCCCGCTACGGACGCTCGCGCCTGTCTCGGGTCTCGCGACGCCGGGTGGCGATCGCGCTGGGTGTGCTGGTTCTGGCGGCCGGCATCGGCATCGCGAGCGTCGGCTATCAACGGCTGGGAACCAGCGCTGTCTCGGGTTCGCTGGCCGGTTACCAGGTGGTCGACAACGAAACGGCGTCAGTCACGATCAGCGTGACGCGATCCGATCCGTCGCGGCCGGTGGACTGCATCGTGCGGGTCCGCGCAAAGGACGGCAGCGAGACGGGCCGCCGCGAGGTCCTGGTCGGGCCGTCCGCGCAGGCCACGGTGCAAGTCACGACGACCGTGAAATCGTCACAACCGCCGGCGATGGCGGACATTTACGGATGCGGCACCGACGTGCCCGGCTACCTGCGCGCGGCCTGA
- a CDS encoding thioredoxin domain-containing protein, with amino-acid sequence MSPADSSSTNTLGLATSPYLRQHADNPVHWQQWTPQAMEDAAERDVPILLSIGYAACHWCHVMAHESFEDDEVAAAMNANFVCVKVDREERPDIDAVYMNATVALTGHGGWPMTCFLTPDGRPFFCGTYYPKGGFLQLLSAVTDAWQQRRGEVEEASDHIAGELRKMSGALAGPPSGGPDVDPALCDHAVAVVLGDQDTAHGGFGGAPKFPPSAVLEALLRNYERTGSASALQAVERTGNAMARGGIYDQLAGGFARYSVDKAWVVPHFEKMLYDNALLLRAYAHWARRTGDPLARRVTAQTAQFMLDELADGEMFTSSLDADADGREGSTYVWTPQQLTEVLGPDDGRWAAELFAVTESGTFEHGTSVLQLPGDPDDPPRAERVRAALLAARHTRTQPGRDDKVVTSWNGLAITALAEASVALEQPELARAARRCATALLDLHVVGGRLRRASLGGVVGESAAILEDHATLATGLLALYQLTVEDVWLTAACELLDIALAHFADPQRPGRWYDTADDAEQLMLRPADPLDGATPSGASTITEALLTAAHLVGSVDAPRYLQAATEALAAHSVLLAKAPRSAGHWISVAEAAIRGPLQIAIACHSPRSPLLTDARRLAPGGAIVMGGKMDTSALLVGRDRVRGADAAYVCRGRLCDLPVTRSTELAAALGVPAR; translated from the coding sequence ATGAGCCCGGCTGACTCGTCGTCCACCAACACTCTCGGGCTGGCCACCAGCCCTTATTTGCGTCAACACGCCGACAACCCGGTGCACTGGCAGCAGTGGACGCCGCAGGCGATGGAAGATGCCGCCGAACGCGATGTGCCGATTCTGCTTTCGATCGGCTATGCCGCGTGTCACTGGTGTCATGTGATGGCCCACGAATCGTTCGAGGACGACGAGGTCGCGGCGGCGATGAACGCGAACTTCGTCTGCGTCAAGGTCGACCGCGAGGAACGGCCGGACATCGATGCGGTTTACATGAACGCGACCGTCGCGCTTACCGGGCACGGCGGCTGGCCGATGACGTGCTTCCTGACCCCGGACGGGCGTCCCTTCTTCTGCGGCACTTACTACCCGAAAGGCGGTTTCCTGCAACTTCTTTCGGCCGTCACCGACGCCTGGCAGCAACGCCGCGGCGAGGTCGAGGAGGCGTCCGACCACATCGCGGGCGAGTTGCGCAAGATGTCTGGGGCCCTCGCGGGGCCGCCTTCCGGCGGCCCGGACGTCGACCCGGCACTGTGTGATCACGCGGTCGCCGTGGTGCTCGGCGACCAGGACACCGCGCACGGCGGGTTCGGCGGCGCGCCGAAGTTCCCGCCGTCCGCGGTTCTCGAAGCGCTGCTGCGCAACTACGAGCGCACCGGATCGGCGTCAGCGCTGCAGGCCGTCGAACGCACCGGCAATGCGATGGCGCGCGGCGGCATCTACGACCAATTGGCCGGGGGATTTGCCCGCTACAGCGTCGACAAAGCTTGGGTCGTGCCGCATTTCGAGAAGATGCTGTACGACAACGCACTGCTGTTGCGCGCCTACGCGCACTGGGCCCGGCGCACCGGAGATCCGTTGGCGCGCCGGGTCACTGCGCAGACCGCGCAATTCATGCTCGACGAATTGGCCGACGGCGAGATGTTCACTTCGTCGCTGGACGCCGACGCCGACGGCCGTGAGGGTTCGACCTACGTCTGGACGCCGCAGCAGTTGACCGAGGTGCTCGGTCCCGACGACGGCCGTTGGGCCGCTGAGCTTTTCGCGGTCACCGAGTCCGGGACTTTCGAACACGGCACATCGGTGCTGCAGTTGCCCGGCGATCCCGACGATCCGCCGCGCGCCGAACGTGTGCGGGCCGCACTGCTGGCCGCCCGACACACCCGAACCCAACCGGGCCGCGACGATAAGGTCGTCACGTCGTGGAACGGGCTGGCGATCACCGCGCTGGCCGAGGCCAGCGTGGCCCTGGAACAACCCGAGTTGGCCCGCGCGGCTCGGCGGTGCGCGACGGCATTGCTGGACCTGCACGTGGTCGGCGGCCGGCTGCGGCGGGCCAGCCTCGGTGGCGTGGTCGGCGAGAGCGCCGCCATCCTGGAGGACCACGCGACACTGGCCACCGGGCTGCTGGCGCTGTACCAGCTGACCGTCGAGGACGTCTGGCTGACGGCGGCATGCGAGTTGCTTGACATCGCCCTCGCGCATTTCGCCGATCCGCAGCGACCCGGCCGCTGGTATGACACCGCCGACGATGCCGAGCAGCTGATGCTGCGGCCGGCCGACCCGCTGGACGGGGCGACCCCGTCGGGCGCGTCGACGATCACCGAGGCGCTGCTGACCGCGGCGCATCTGGTCGGCAGTGTCGACGCGCCGCGCTACCTGCAAGCGGCGACCGAGGCGCTGGCCGCGCACTCGGTGCTGCTGGCCAAGGCCCCGCGGTCGGCGGGGCATTGGATTTCCGTGGCCGAAGCCGCGATCCGGGGTCCGCTGCAGATCGCGATCGCCTGCCACTCGCCGCGGTCGCCCCTGCTGACCGACGCTCGCCGGCTCGCACCCGGCGGGGCGATCGTGATGGGCGGAAAGATGGACACGTCGGCGCTGCTGGTCGGCCGGGACCGGGTGCGGGGCGCCGACGCCGCCTACGTGTGCCGCGGCCGTCTCTGCGATCTGCCGGTGACTCGGTCGACCGAGCTGGCCGCCGCCCTGGGCGTGCCCGCGCGCTAG
- the trhA gene encoding PAQR family membrane homeostasis protein TrhA, translating to MSTKTRTATQPEPESQGLAANAAHQLVDGVTRVLTKPRFRGWIHVYSAGTAVFAGASLVAVSWAVGSTRAGLATLLYTFATIIMFTVSATYHRVHWRSATARKWMKRADHSMIFVFIAGSYTPFALLALSPRDGHVVLWIVWGGAAAGVLLKMLWPSAPRWVGVPLYILLGWVAVWYTGEILHNAGVAAMVLLFVGGALYSIGGVLYALRWPDPWPSTFGYHEFFHACTAVAAICHYIAMWFVVF from the coding sequence GAGCCCGAATCGCAGGGACTGGCGGCCAACGCCGCGCACCAGCTCGTCGACGGCGTCACCCGGGTACTGACCAAGCCACGGTTCCGCGGCTGGATCCACGTCTATTCCGCCGGCACCGCCGTCTTCGCGGGCGCGTCGCTGGTCGCGGTGTCCTGGGCGGTGGGCTCCACCCGGGCCGGACTGGCGACCCTGCTCTACACCTTCGCCACCATCATCATGTTCACCGTCAGCGCCACGTATCACCGCGTGCACTGGAGGTCCGCGACGGCCCGCAAGTGGATGAAGCGGGCCGACCACTCGATGATCTTCGTGTTCATCGCCGGCAGCTACACCCCGTTCGCCCTGCTGGCCTTGTCCCCCCGCGACGGGCACGTCGTGCTGTGGATCGTGTGGGGCGGCGCGGCGGCCGGGGTCCTGCTGAAGATGCTGTGGCCGTCGGCGCCCCGCTGGGTCGGAGTGCCGCTCTACATCCTGCTGGGCTGGGTGGCCGTTTGGTACACCGGCGAGATCCTGCACAATGCCGGGGTGGCCGCGATGGTGCTGCTGTTCGTCGGCGGCGCGCTGTACAGCATCGGCGGCGTTCTCTACGCGCTGCGCTGGCCCGACCCGTGGCCGTCGACCTTCGGCTACCACGAGTTCTTCCACGCCTGCACGGCGGTCGCGGCGATCTGCCACTACATCGCGATGTGGTTCGTGGTGTTCTAG
- the mca gene encoding mycothiol conjugate amidase Mca produces MSELRLMAVHAHPDDESSKGAATLARYADEGHRVLVVTLTGGERGEILNPAMDLPDVQEHIAAIRRDEMAKAAEILGVEHTWLGFVDSGLPKGDPPPPLPDGCFALVPLEQSVEALVRVVREFRPHVITTYDENGGYPHPDHIACHQVSVGAYEAAGDYARFPDAGEPWAVSKLYYVHGFLRQRMQLLHDEAIKHGHEPPFQKWLEHWKPEHDPFETRVTTRVECSEYFSQRDDALRAHATQIDPKADFFAAPIAWQQRLWPTEEFELARSRVPVVLPEDDLFSGIENHA; encoded by the coding sequence GTGAGCGAACTGCGGTTGATGGCGGTGCACGCCCACCCCGACGACGAATCCAGCAAGGGTGCGGCCACACTCGCCCGGTATGCCGACGAGGGTCATCGCGTGCTGGTCGTGACGCTGACCGGTGGCGAGCGCGGCGAGATCCTCAACCCGGCGATGGACCTGCCCGACGTGCAAGAGCACATCGCCGCGATTCGCCGCGACGAGATGGCGAAGGCTGCCGAAATCCTCGGGGTCGAGCACACCTGGCTCGGCTTCGTCGATTCCGGTCTGCCCAAGGGTGATCCGCCGCCGCCGCTGCCCGACGGCTGCTTCGCGCTGGTGCCGTTGGAGCAGTCCGTCGAGGCGCTGGTGCGCGTCGTCCGCGAGTTCCGCCCGCACGTGATCACCACGTACGACGAGAACGGCGGCTACCCGCATCCGGATCACATTGCCTGCCATCAGGTTTCGGTCGGCGCCTACGAGGCGGCCGGCGACTATGCCCGGTTCCCGGACGCCGGTGAGCCCTGGGCGGTGTCCAAGCTGTACTACGTCCACGGCTTCCTGCGCCAGCGGATGCAACTGCTACACGACGAGGCGATCAAGCACGGTCACGAGCCCCCGTTCCAGAAGTGGCTCGAGCACTGGAAACCCGAGCACGATCCGTTCGAGACCCGGGTGACCACGCGGGTGGAGTGCTCGGAATATTTCAGCCAGCGCGACGACGCGCTACGCGCGCATGCCACCCAGATCGACCCGAAGGCAGACTTCTTCGCCGCCCCGATCGCCTGGCAGCAGCGCCTGTGGCCGACTGAGGAATTCGAGTTGGCGCGCTCCCGCGTGCCCGTCGTTTTGCCCGAGGACGACCTCTTCAGCGGAATCGAGAACCACGCGTGA